In Fragaria vesca subsp. vesca linkage group LG1, FraVesHawaii_1.0, whole genome shotgun sequence, the sequence CAAATACTTAAATCATATTTGATAAGCATCTCAGAACCATGCAAACTAGTGCAATAATTCGAAGCTGCAATATGTTGTTGCCAAAAGGTGGTATACATTGGATCTAGGGTTGTGTTCAAATCCTTACAATCAGAAAGGGTGTGCATGATTGCCCGTATTTGTACCTCTAATGTTTTTACTCACAGAGAAATGGGTCAGAACGATTTATATTGTATCCCCCTATAAAAAGTGGAGCAGTATTGCAGGAAGAAGACAGTGAATTCGAAACTGGCACTGGCATGGTGAAGAAGAAGACGAAGAAGACTTGTCCATACAGACAGAACTGGCCATGCATGCACTTAGCACTAGCTTTGTTTCTTAAAGAACAAATCCTTCTTCTCATCTCCTGTTTGTGAAGAACTCTAATCACCACTTCAATATGTTCTCCAGAAACTCATGACCGTTAATTTTCTGTATTGGTTTTACTTTCACTTGCCGACTCCGTAGTCTGTAAATAACACAGATACTTATAAATAGATCGATATGTCACTATAGCGTGCCATTAAGTAGAAAGAAGAAGCATGATCCGTTCCTAGTGGGGAAAAAAGTCTTAAGAGTAAATTGCTTGCTACTCATGGTCGAGTACTACAATCATGCAACTTCAGCTATAGTGCTCTAGCAAATTTGAGATATAATGACAGACAAAGCAAACAAGCGAGTAAGTAAAGAAGAAGAAGAAAGCAACTAGAGTAGAAATAATTTATATTCAGAAACAACAATTTCATAGAGATCTGTCTTTGAATATAAAAAAAAAAAAAAATCAAGAGTTGGATTATCTGGCATAATTTGTCATGATATACTTCTGTCAAGAGTTGCATTATACATGAGCTGCATCCCCAACTTAGAATATTAGTAGCTTTGATTTGTACATGATCATTGTAAAAATCTTAATGTTTTATGATTCTTATATCGTGAGACCATTGAACAACAATTTCTTATAGCTCGATCCTATGATTCCTATCTTACTTTTCTCTTTCATAGTTTGTAAGAATAAATATTGTTTCTACGACAAACGTTATATATCTTCTAAGTACATTGACTCACTACATAACTTGAATAAAGATGTGAGGAATAACTCGTAAAATGTCCTAATTAGAAGTGCTTCCTTGAATTATGTATATGTCAAGATACATCACGCTACCAATAATGAAGCTATATATGTATTATTAAATATTATATATGTAACGCTAACAACTTACTAGAGTTTTATAGAATTCTGCGACTTTCTAAACACGGATAAATTGTGTTACTTTTTACTTATAGCTATACTTAGATTTCGTCAAAAACAAGTAATAACAAATGCATATCATCCTTAATGAAATCCTTAAACTGAGGAGATTGTCAACGTTGAACAACAAACGTAGAGAAATGTTTATCTATCTTATTATAGTATCCTACAACTAGACTTGCAATTGTTAAACACAATAGAATTCAAAACAAAGAACTTAAGAAGGTGCTAGTTGATTACATATATAGTCATAACATTGCATGTTCATTGTCAAGATGTCATTGTTCTTGGCTTTGGTAGTTTAGTTCTGAATTGACCTTTTGAAAAGCTACTTCTTTTGGTGGTCTTCTCAAAACAGCAATGGCCCAACCACCAACTTCAGCAGGGCACCATTCCTGGCTTTCTCTCCCATTTTCAGTCCCATTTACCTGCTTTCCAAAAATAAAGAAAAAGATAAGTGGGATTTGCTTTGGAGCTTTTCAACCCAGCATTTTATTCCCTTGAATCAAGAAAGAGATAGATCTATAAGCTCCTCAAAGCTGATGGGGTAAAAGGAGCTTTTGTTAATAAAGAAGACTATCCCAGATTCCCAGTCTTTGTTGTTCATGCAAGAATGGTCCACTTCTCAAATCTTGGACTAATTAAATCCAAAACTGATCACCTACTCACTTTTATTGGTTAATTTTTCCTATAAAGAGCCAAAAGGGTTAGTAAAGCTGGTGTCATATATCATAGAAAGCCAAAGGGTAAATTAATGAAGTGTAATAATGCATTCCGTGGTGAATAGCAAGGAAATTCCTTAATGCAGTGAAGGACCCAAAATTAGGTTGGTGCCAATAAATTCAATGGGTTTGGTATTTCAAGAAGTATAATATAAGAACCAAAGGAGATATGGTGGTCCTTTAGAGCCTGTGTACCATCAAAATGAGGACAGGTTGGAGCTAACAAAATGATAGCAGGACTTCTTTTGATTTCTGGAAAAATGAAAGCAGACTTCTTCTTTTACATTGTTGCTTAATCGCTTCATCACAAAGCTTTGGGTCCCCATTGTGCAATAAGGTGTATTTACTTGTCCTATGTACATCAATGGGTGCCCTAATTTACTAGACTTTTAGTGATTACCAATGAAACTCTGCAATTATATATGAACACCCAACATATATAGAGTAGGGCACCTTGGTATGAAACATGCCTCCATAAACAGCAGTTCCTAATTTTGTACCTGCTAGCCCAGATGAATGACAAAACCTCTTAATAATCCAACAATGATAATGTTCTGAATCCTCTGACCAATTTATATTACTTATGAGTTATGAGTAGGACATACTTAGAGTGGGATACTAGAGCCTGCTACTTTTTTCTTTTATCAAATTTACTGATCATAATTTTTTTCTTCAGTCTTGTGTATGAATTTCATTAGTTATACCTAATTTTGTATTTCAGCGACATACAATCATAAATTTGGATGGATACATATGTGTGAGGGAACACAAATATCTCGTTTAACAATCAACATTATCATGGACTAAGAAAACAAAATATTTGTTGAAATGTCTCAAAGACATGCAGAAGATGAATCTCGAATGTGATAATGGAATAAAATTTATGGATTTGTCACTTGATTGGGATAGTCATGAGTAAATTTTACCCAAACTTTACCGCCAGTAAAATATTACATTGCAAAGAGAGCAGATAATAAAATAAAACAAGAGGGTTTGCAAAAAGTCAATCTAAATCTAAGAGAGTCGAGTCCAGTAAACCCCCTCAACTCCACCTACGTGTCACGTAGCCAAGATGCTATTCTTTGTTTCTTAAATGTGAGAGCAGAGCGCAGAGCAAGCAACAAAACAAGAAGGCTCTCAGTGCATTTAATCATATCTCAGACCCCCTTAATTTATATACATCTTTCATCTGCAGCAGCAGATCACCCTCCATAATTTACAGAGCATTTTGGTACCAAAAGCTTAGCTGTAGTACTAGTTTCCGATCCCCCTTTTCACATGGCCTCTCTTACTACTACTAGTACTAGTTCCTCTTCTTCTTCAGAAGTTGAGAGACTTGGGTTATGGTTATGGTTATGCTTATGAACCACCACAAAAGCCATGACCACCCTAAACCCCATTCTTCTTCTTCTTCCGCTTCTTCTAGCTCAATGCTCTTATGGGCTCAACACAGATGGACTTCTTCTCCTCTCTTTCAAACTCTCCATCCTCCAAGACCCTCAGCTAGTCCTCCAAAATTGGAACCCCAACGACGAAACACCATGCTCATGGCGAGGTGTCACCTGCGCCACAATTCTCACTCCTCCTGAGAATGTCTTCTACCCTAGAGTCATCTCCCTAGCTCTCCCAAGCTCTGAGCTTGTGGGTTCGATCCCTGCCAATCTTGGCATGATCGAACAGCTCCAAAGCCTCAATCTTTCCGATAATTCCCTCAATGGGTCTCTCCCATTGTCTCTCTTCAACTCGACCCAGCTTCAAGTTCTTGACTTGGCTTTTAATCGAATCGCTGGCGTGTTGCCTGAAGCCGTTTCAGAGCTACCCAGAAGTCTCAGTCTTCTTAATCTTTCTGACAATGCCATGGAGGGTAAGATACCCAGTGATCTTGGCTCTCTGACCAACTTGACGGTGATTTCTTTGAAGAATAATTACTTCTCCGGCGAAATTCCGGCTGGGTTTGCAGCCGTGGAGGTTCTGGATCTGTCGTCCAATCTGATCAACGGATCTCTGCCGTCCGATTTCGGCGGCGACAGTCTCCGTTACTTTAACGTCTCCCACAACGAACTTTCCGGCGAAATCCCGGCGAGTTTCGCGGAGAAATTCCCGGGTAATGCGACTCTTGATCTCTCCTTCAACAACCTCACCGGCGCAATCCCGGAATCTCGGGTTTTCTTGAACCAGGAAACGGAGTCGTTTCGCGGCAACCCTGATCTCTGCGGCGAGGAAACAGAGCACAACCCTTGCCCTATTCCTTCTTCGCCGTCTTCCAACTCACCCAACTCTCCTCCGGCGTTTGCCGCGATTCCCAGAACGATGAACTCCTCCGATGACGATGCAGTTTCGCCGGGATCGGCAAAAGGGTCGTCGGGAAAATCCCAAACCGGGCTCAAGACGGCGACCATCGTCGGAATTGTGGCCGGCGATGTTGCCGGGATTGCTGTTATTGCGATGGTGTTCTTGTACGTATACAGAATGAGGAGGAAGAAGAAGAAGGAGAAGACAGCAAGCGGCGACGTCACGACGCTGAAGAACGAACCCAACAACCCAGTAGTGACGGATTGGTCTTCTTCTTCATCAGAATCAAGAGGGTTTACACGGTGGTCTTGCCTGAGAAACAAGAAGGGCGAAACGGAGGAGCAGAGCTCCGATTCCAGCAGCTCTGATAGTGAAGAAGCTCAAACGGAGCAGAATGGTCACAAGGGTAGTGAGAGCAAGCGGCAAACAGAGTCAGAACAGAGCAAAGGAGGCACATTGGTGACACTCGACGGCGAAAAGCAGCTTGAGCTCGAGACTCTGCTCAAAGCATCAGCCTACATTTTGGGTGCTACTGGTTCTAGCATAATGTACAAGGCGGTTTTGGAAGATGGGAGTAGTCTAGCGGTTCGGAGAATCGGAGAGCATAGTGTGGATCGGTTCAAGGATTTCGAGAACCAAATCCGGCTGGTAGCGAAATTGGTGCACCCAAATTTGGTTCGTGTTCGTGGATTCTTTTGGGGAGTTGATGAGAAGCTCATCATCTATGATTTCGTCCCAAATGGCAGCCTCGCCAATGCTCGTTACAGTAAGCTTCGTCTTTCTGTTCTTCTGCTCTGTTTTTCTGCTCTGTGTGTGCGCATGTTAGTGAGATAGAGTATGGTTTTACTAAGTTGCGCATTGGACGTTGACGGTGGAGTAGGGTTTAGCTGACTGAAGTCAACAGTATGTTATCTCTGCGGTGGTGTTTACTCGGATAATGATACTCCGGAGCTAATTATTTTAGGAATACCTACTTTCCATATATGTCTTCTAATTCTTGTTTTGATATGTGAGTCATGCAATGTGACAAATTTAAGTGTGATTTCGACAATACTTGATTGAGAGGTCGAAGCTGATTCTGGCGTCTGTGAAAATGTTTCAGGGAAGGTGGGCTCGTCGCCTTGTCATCTACCATGGGAAGCGAGGCTGAGGATAGCAAAGGGGGTGGCCCGTGGGCTCGGCTACCTCCACGAGAAGAAGCACGTCCATGGGAATCTCAAGCCCACCAACATTCTCCTCGGTGCCGATATGGAGCCCAAAATCGGCGATTTTGGTCTCGAGAGACTGTTGTCCGGCGACACGAGTTATAAGATTGGAAGCTCGACGAGGAACTTCGGAAGCAAGAGGTCCACGGCTTCGCGTGACAGCTTTCAAGATTTCACACTCGGGCCTAGCCCGGGCCCGAGTCCGAGCCCTAGCGCGATGGGGACGTCGCCCTATCATGCGCCCGAGTCGCTTCGGAGCCTCAAGCCCCACCCCAAGTGGGATGTGTTCTCGTTTGGGATCATATTGCTTGAGTTGATAACGGGGAAAGTTGTGGTTGTGGATGAGTTGGGCCAAGGTCTTGGGCTTTCGATCGATGATCCAAACCGCGCTTTTCGGATGGCTGATATGGCTATTCGAGGCGAGTTGGAGGGCAAGGAGGAACCCTTGTTGGCTCTCTTCAAGTTAGGGTACAGTTGTGCATCACCAGTTCCACAAAAGAGACCAGCAATGAAAGAAGCCCTACAAGCTCTTGAGAAATTTCCATGTTCACCTTCATCATCATATTATTATGGCCACTTATAAATGTTTAGAACCCCTTAATCTGTAGAGTTGTATGTATGATTGACTAGTAGTGTTCTTCATTCCTCTTAAGCCTTTGTAGTTGGTTCGTCCTCCACATTTCCATCTGTTTTTGAGAATCCATGTGTTTCAAGTATTGGTTGGCTAATAATGGTGTAATAGTCAATAGGGAGTTGGGATTTCATATTTTTTTGGCCTTGATTAAAAACTCGTGGAGTTGAAATAATATTGAGTCTGCAGTATTATATGGTGATACACTAATTCGTTACTTAGCTGGACGCCTGGACCCTTAGGACTTGGGCCAACCCAATTAGACACCAACGGAAAAGCCCAAATACAGTGCAATGGTAGTGCTTTCCAGAAAAGCAACAGTTTCTGGTCCTCACATCCAATTTTGAATTTTAAAAAGGTCCCGCTCCCCTCTCATTTTTCAAAACCCAAACCCTTCCTCTCTTTCTCTCTCTAAAAAGCCAGAAAGGCCGCATAGCCGTTTCATACAACTCACACAAATCGCTTCGTCTCTTTCTCTCTCTATAAATCACTCAAACTCTCAGCCTCTCTCGCCCTCAGGAATCGGGAAAATGGCGACCAATATCGGCATGATGGACGGCGCTTACTTCGTCGGCAGATCTGAGATCTTGGCCTGGATCAACTCCACTCTCCAACTCCATCTCAACAAAGTCGAGGAGGTTCGTTTCTCTTTCGTTTTCCCCCAATTTCAAACCCTAACCCTAATTTTTTCAATTTCGGATTTGAGTATGCGAAATTTGATTTTGGCCGTTAATAGCTTCCGATCTGTTTGTTTTAGGCTTGTTCCGGAGCGGTGCACTGCCAGCTGATGGACGCGGCTCATCCGGGGATTGTTCCGATGCACAAGGTCAATTTCGACGCCAAGAACGAGTATGAGATGATCCAGAATTACAAGGTTCTTCAAGATGTGTTCAACAAACTCAAAATCACCAAGGTCCGGCTTTCCGTTTTGTTTCTGCGTCTGTTGAGTTTCAATTTGGAGTTAATTTCGATCCGAAAAGTATTCAGTGATGTTTAATTTTGTTGGAGGTCCATTTCTATGTGTTTGATTTGTTTTGGTTGTGGTGTTTGGGAATTGTAGCATATTGAGGTGAGCAAGCTTGTGAAAGGAAGACCGCTGGATAATTTGGAGTTCATGCAGTGGATGAAGCGGTACTGTGATTCTATCAATGGCTGCACCAAGTAAGTTTTCGTCCTAATTTCTGTTGTTGTCTTCAATATTCATATCAGTAGTTAACTGTGGTTTCTGTGCTTATTTCATATTACAAGTACTTGTGCCCGTACATTACGCTTTAAATGTGGTCCTGTGTGGCTTATTGATAGGAATTGTACTATTGAGTGTCTTATAATTATTGTGTTAAATGAATTTTTATGCTGAATTGTTATCTGTGTGGTTGAAAAACAGCAATCACATGTACAACGCAATTGTCTGTGGTACATCTCTGTATGATTTTCAGTTACAAAGTGTTTGTCTTTGTCTTAGGAGGCCGATTATGATTAAATACGTTGGCTTCTTCTATCTTGGGTATATAATCCCAGAAGTG encodes:
- the LOC101307836 gene encoding probable LRR receptor-like serine/threonine-protein kinase At4g37250-like, yielding MTTLNPILLLLPLLLAQCSYGLNTDGLLLLSFKLSILQDPQLVLQNWNPNDETPCSWRGVTCATILTPPENVFYPRVISLALPSSELVGSIPANLGMIEQLQSLNLSDNSLNGSLPLSLFNSTQLQVLDLAFNRIAGVLPEAVSELPRSLSLLNLSDNAMEGKIPSDLGSLTNLTVISLKNNYFSGEIPAGFAAVEVLDLSSNLINGSLPSDFGGDSLRYFNVSHNELSGEIPASFAEKFPGNATLDLSFNNLTGAIPESRVFLNQETESFRGNPDLCGEETEHNPCPIPSSPSSNSPNSPPAFAAIPRTMNSSDDDAVSPGSAKGSSGKSQTGLKTATIVGIVAGDVAGIAVIAMVFLYVYRMRRKKKKEKTASGDVTTLKNEPNNPVVTDWSSSSSESRGFTRWSCLRNKKGETEEQSSDSSSSDSEEAQTEQNGHKGSESKRQTESEQSKGGTLVTLDGEKQLELETLLKASAYILGATGSSIMYKAVLEDGSSLAVRRIGEHSVDRFKDFENQIRLVAKLVHPNLVRVRGFFWGVDEKLIIYDFVPNGSLANARYRKVGSSPCHLPWEARLRIAKGVARGLGYLHEKKHVHGNLKPTNILLGADMEPKIGDFGLERLLSGDTSYKIGSSTRNFGSKRSTASRDSFQDFTLGPSPGPSPSPSAMGTSPYHAPESLRSLKPHPKWDVFSFGIILLELITGKVVVVDELGQGLGLSIDDPNRAFRMADMAIRGELEGKEEPLLALFKLGYSCASPVPQKRPAMKEALQALEKFPCSPSSSYYYGHL